The genomic region CCTGGCTCCGTAACAGACTCAACTCTGCGGCGGTTCGCGAGTGCTGCGTTGCGATGCGGGGAGCGGTTGCCCGTCAGGGATCGACAAGGTCGCGCGCAGGCCGCCCTCAGCGCGGTTGACCAAAGTGATCCGCCCGCCCAACTGCGTGGCGATGGTGTTGACGATGGTCAGTCCCAGCCCCGCACCGTGGGCATTGCCGCGACTGTAGAAGCGTTCGAACAAGCGTGCCCGGTCCGTTTCATCAATGCCCGGCCCCTGATCTTCGACGCTCAAGTGATAAAACCCCTCGGACTGGCTGAGCAGCACGGTGATCACGCCGTGTTCGGGGGAGAAGTTCGCAGCATTGGTGATCAGGTTGTTCAGGGCAATGTCGATCGTGCCGGGGCTGGCCATGATGTTGAACGGCTGGGCGCTGTCTTCGAAGGCCAGTTCCAGGTGTTTGCTCAGCAACCATGGCGTCAGCTGCACCAAGCTGTTGCGCACGGTTTCGCTGAGGTCGATGGGTTGCAACGGCGGGGGATTGGGTTTCGGCTCCAGGCGCGCCATGGTCAGCAACTGGTTGACCAGGCGACTGGTGCGGTCGACCCCGGCGATCAGAAACGCCAGCGATTCGCGGCGCTCCTGTTCGGTGCCGGCCTCCTGCAGGTTCTGCGCATGCACCCGCAGCACCGCCAGCGGTGTGCGCATTTCGTGGGCGGCGTCGGCGATAAAGCGCCGTTCGCGGCCAAGCACTTCCTGAATCTGCGCGAGCATACGGTTGAGCGCTGCCTGCATCGGTTCCAGCTCACTGGGCAGCGGCGCCAGTTGCAACGGTTCCAGCGAACCGCTGTGACGGGCGCGCAGAGTTTCGGCCATGTTCGCCAAGGGCTTGAGGCCCCAGCCGATGGCCAGCCAGACCATCGCCGCGAGCAGCAAGCTGCCGACCACATTCGGCCAAAGGGTGTGGCGGACGATGCGGTCAACCAGATCGGCGCGCACATCGTCGCGCTCACCGACCCAGATGCGCAGGCCGTTCTGTTTGTCTTCAAGGAGAAAGGCGCGCCAGTGACGATTGTTCAGGTCCACTACATCGCTGAAGCCGGGCTGCGTCGGTGGTGCCTTGAAGGACGGTGCGCTGGCGG from Pseudomonas tensinigenes harbors:
- a CDS encoding ATP-binding protein, whose translation is MTSIRRRTLTLIIGLLLAGLAVLSTFNLHDSNHEIAEVYDAQLAQNARLLQGVMRMPLASKQHAELYQAFNSALGEAVPRGEGHPYERKIAFQVWNPAGDVLVHTASAPSFKAPPTQPGFSDVVDLNNRHWRAFLLEDKQNGLRIWVGERDDVRADLVDRIVRHTLWPNVVGSLLLAAMVWLAIGWGLKPLANMAETLRARHSGSLEPLQLAPLPSELEPMQAALNRMLAQIQEVLGRERRFIADAAHEMRTPLAVLRVHAQNLQEAGTEQERRESLAFLIAGVDRTSRLVNQLLTMARLEPKPNPPPLQPIDLSETVRNSLVQLTPWLLSKHLELAFEDSAQPFNIMASPGTIDIALNNLITNAANFSPEHGVITVLLSQSEGFYHLSVEDQGPGIDETDRARLFERFYSRGNAHGAGLGLTIVNTIATQLGGRITLVNRAEGGLRATLSIPDGQPLPASQRSTREPPQS